The Flexivirga oryzae genome has a segment encoding these proteins:
- a CDS encoding TetR/AcrR family transcriptional regulator — MSPSQRRPAAKSDRRITADPTRARILQSALESFARNGFHGTSTRMIASLAGISPGAVYVHHQSKEELLFQLSLEGHQEALDVVVAAAAAATPEQAPGDRLAVVMADFAAWHARRHTIARVVQYELAALTAEHHAVIAKVRRRTRDVVRGIVDDGIRTGEFEVDKPDLATVALLSLGIDVARWYRPGAWTPEEIGRYYADLALHVVRHRPADK; from the coding sequence ATGTCACCCAGTCAGCGCCGACCCGCGGCCAAGTCGGATCGCCGGATCACCGCCGACCCGACGCGTGCCCGGATCCTCCAGTCGGCCCTCGAGTCGTTCGCCCGCAACGGTTTCCACGGCACCAGCACCCGGATGATCGCGTCGCTGGCAGGCATCAGCCCCGGGGCGGTCTACGTCCACCACCAGAGCAAGGAGGAACTGCTCTTCCAGCTCTCACTGGAGGGCCACCAGGAGGCTCTCGATGTCGTGGTGGCGGCCGCCGCGGCTGCCACACCGGAGCAGGCGCCCGGTGATCGGCTGGCCGTGGTCATGGCGGACTTCGCCGCCTGGCACGCGCGCCGTCATACCATCGCCCGCGTCGTGCAGTACGAGCTGGCGGCACTTACGGCCGAGCACCACGCGGTCATCGCGAAGGTGCGCCGACGGACCCGGGACGTGGTCCGCGGGATCGTCGACGACGGCATCCGCACCGGCGAGTTCGAGGTCGACAAACCCGACCTGGCAACCGTCGCGCTCCTCTCGCTCGGCATCGACGTCGCGCGGTGGTACCGCCCCGGCGCCTGGACACCCGAGGAGATCGGCCGGTACTACGCGGACCTCGCACTGCACGTCGTACGGCACCGCCCGGCTGACAAGTGA
- a CDS encoding YciI family protein: MPEYLIMFNDEWVGYQSPDDLRAKSATSRALIDEMKDAGIFVYAEGGIDSSTALFSVETKDGKPVFSDGPYVETKEHIGGFTVIDVPDDDTAREWAGRMALTLDWPQEVHRFGANVEETIERLHSGGA, from the coding sequence GGGTGGGCTACCAGTCGCCCGATGACCTGCGCGCCAAGAGTGCGACCTCGCGCGCACTCATCGACGAGATGAAGGACGCCGGGATCTTCGTGTATGCCGAGGGCGGCATCGACAGCTCGACGGCATTGTTCAGCGTCGAGACCAAAGACGGCAAGCCGGTCTTCAGTGACGGCCCTTATGTGGAGACCAAGGAGCACATCGGCGGGTTCACCGTGATCGACGTTCCTGACGACGACACCGCCCGTGAGTGGGCGGGACGTATGGCGCTGACGCTCGACTGGCCGCAGGAGGTGCACCGGTTCGGCGCGAACGTCGAGGAGACCATCGAGCGTCTGCACTCGGGCGGTGCGTGA
- a CDS encoding RDD family protein, producing METSRVVNDVDEGYPGAGLGMPPHGRGSLARLGPRVVAVIIDWLICSVIAAGFLGYRFGADGHSWAPLAVFFVENVLLVGTLGSTIGHRVVGLHISKTSGAPAGPGPAVLRSVLLCLFIPAIIWDKDGRGMHDRIAGTVIRRVR from the coding sequence GTGGAGACCAGCAGAGTCGTGAACGACGTGGACGAGGGTTACCCCGGGGCCGGACTCGGTATGCCGCCGCACGGCCGCGGCTCGCTGGCGCGTCTCGGCCCACGCGTCGTCGCCGTCATCATCGACTGGCTGATCTGCTCGGTCATCGCGGCCGGATTCCTCGGCTACCGCTTCGGCGCCGACGGCCACAGCTGGGCGCCGCTCGCGGTGTTCTTCGTCGAGAACGTCCTGCTGGTCGGCACGCTCGGCTCCACCATCGGCCACCGCGTCGTCGGGCTGCACATCTCGAAGACCTCCGGCGCCCCGGCCGGTCCGGGACCGGCGGTGCTGCGCAGCGTCCTGCTGTGCCTGTTCATCCCGGCGATCATCTGGGACAAGGACGGCCGCGGCATGCACGACCGGATCGCCGGCACCGTCATCCGGCGGGTGCGCTGA
- a CDS encoding acetyl-CoA C-acetyltransferase, which yields MPEAVIVATARSPIGRATKGSLAEARPDDLAAAMVRAALAKVPVLDPSTVDDLMLGCAQPAGESGYNLARVTALLAGLPDVPGTTVNRYCSSSLQTTRMAMHAIRAGEGDVFISAGVETVSRYPRGNADYLPDTMNPRFAAALARTDQLAASNQTWTDLRAEDLPDVYIMMGQTAENVATATGITRAEQDAFAVRSQNRAEAALQAGFFERDITPYELPDGTVISADDGPRPGVTYDAVAGLRPVFREDGSVTAGNCCPLNDGAAAVVVMSDVRAAELGITPLARIVSTGLSALNPEIMGLGPIEATRQALARARMDIGDIDLAEINEAFAVQVIGSARELGIDEDRLNVNGGAIALGHPFGMTGARITTTLLNSLQLHDKQFGLETMCVGGGQGMAMIVERLS from the coding sequence ATGCCCGAAGCAGTCATCGTCGCCACCGCCCGCTCACCGATCGGCCGCGCCACCAAGGGATCCCTGGCCGAGGCGCGCCCCGACGACCTGGCCGCCGCCATGGTCCGGGCGGCACTGGCCAAGGTCCCCGTGCTCGACCCGTCGACCGTCGACGACCTCATGCTGGGCTGCGCGCAGCCCGCGGGCGAGTCCGGCTACAACCTCGCCCGCGTCACCGCCCTGCTCGCCGGGCTCCCCGACGTACCCGGCACTACGGTCAACCGCTACTGCTCCTCCAGCCTGCAGACGACCCGGATGGCGATGCACGCGATCCGCGCCGGCGAGGGCGACGTGTTCATTTCCGCCGGCGTCGAGACGGTGAGCCGCTACCCCAGGGGGAACGCGGACTACCTGCCCGACACGATGAACCCGCGTTTCGCCGCGGCGCTCGCCCGCACCGACCAGCTCGCCGCCTCCAACCAGACCTGGACCGACCTGCGCGCGGAGGACCTCCCCGACGTCTACATCATGATGGGCCAGACCGCCGAGAACGTCGCGACGGCGACCGGCATCACCCGGGCCGAGCAGGACGCGTTCGCCGTCCGCAGCCAGAACCGCGCCGAGGCCGCCCTGCAGGCCGGCTTCTTCGAACGCGACATCACGCCGTACGAACTACCCGACGGCACCGTCATCAGCGCCGATGACGGTCCCCGGCCGGGCGTCACCTACGACGCGGTCGCGGGCCTGCGTCCCGTCTTCCGGGAGGACGGCTCCGTCACCGCCGGCAACTGCTGCCCGCTCAACGACGGCGCCGCCGCGGTGGTCGTCATGAGCGACGTGAGGGCGGCCGAGCTCGGCATCACCCCGCTGGCCCGCATCGTCAGCACCGGACTGTCTGCACTCAACCCCGAGATCATGGGCCTGGGCCCCATCGAGGCAACCCGGCAGGCCCTGGCCCGAGCACGGATGGACATCGGCGACATCGACCTGGCCGAGATCAACGAGGCGTTCGCGGTCCAGGTGATCGGCTCCGCCCGGGAGCTCGGCATCGACGAGGACCGGCTCAACGTCAACGGAGGCGCCATCGCCCTGGGTCACCCCTTCGGCATGACCGGCGCGCGCATCACCACGACCCTGCTCAACTCGCTGCAGCTCCACGACAAGCAGTTCGGTCTGGAGACCATGTGCGTGGGTGGCGGCCAGGGTATGGCGATGATCGTCGAGCGCCTGTCATGA
- a CDS encoding acyl-CoA dehydrogenase family protein codes for MRRRIYDEDHEAFRESVRAFVRREVLPDVEDWAADKAIPRSFWRAAGAQGLLGLEIPVEYGGADAQDFRFNAVLMEELAAVNAALPSSVGIHADIVPPYLVKLAGAEVRDRWLPRISSGEAVAAIAMTEPGAGSDLAAITTSAVADGDRFRINGSKTYITNGYGADLVVVAARTTPAAGAKGISLFAVPTDLPGFSRGRKLDKIGQPEADTAELFFEDVVVPASHLVGELDKGFGHMMTWLPQERISAAVTNLAHARQLLTETIDYAKERKAFRQPIGSFQANKFLLAELVTRVEVTQAYVDQCVLAHAEHELTPVDAAKAKWWTAEVQNQVLDHCLQLHGGAGYMNEYRIARAWRDARVTKIWAGSNEIMKELIGRDLGF; via the coding sequence ATGCGGCGCAGGATCTACGACGAGGACCACGAGGCGTTCCGTGAGTCGGTGCGGGCCTTCGTACGCCGTGAGGTGCTCCCCGATGTCGAGGACTGGGCCGCCGACAAGGCCATTCCCCGCAGCTTCTGGCGCGCCGCCGGCGCACAGGGACTGCTGGGTCTGGAGATCCCCGTCGAGTACGGCGGCGCCGACGCCCAGGACTTCCGGTTCAACGCGGTGCTGATGGAGGAACTCGCCGCGGTGAACGCCGCACTGCCGTCCAGCGTCGGGATCCACGCCGACATCGTGCCGCCATACCTGGTCAAGCTGGCCGGGGCGGAGGTCCGGGACCGGTGGCTCCCCCGCATCAGCAGCGGGGAGGCCGTGGCCGCGATCGCGATGACCGAGCCCGGTGCCGGATCCGACCTGGCCGCGATCACGACATCCGCGGTCGCCGACGGCGACCGGTTCCGGATCAACGGCTCCAAGACGTACATCACCAACGGGTACGGCGCCGATCTGGTCGTCGTCGCGGCCCGCACCACACCCGCGGCCGGAGCCAAGGGCATCAGCCTGTTCGCGGTGCCGACGGACCTGCCCGGCTTCTCGCGCGGCCGCAAGCTCGACAAGATCGGGCAGCCGGAGGCCGACACCGCCGAGCTCTTCTTCGAGGACGTCGTGGTCCCGGCCTCGCACCTGGTCGGCGAGCTCGACAAGGGCTTCGGGCACATGATGACCTGGCTGCCGCAGGAACGGATCTCGGCGGCGGTCACCAACCTCGCCCACGCCCGCCAGCTGCTGACGGAGACGATCGACTACGCCAAGGAACGCAAGGCGTTCCGGCAGCCGATCGGGTCCTTCCAGGCCAACAAGTTCCTGCTGGCCGAGCTGGTCACCCGGGTCGAGGTCACCCAGGCGTATGTCGACCAGTGCGTGCTCGCCCACGCCGAGCACGAGCTGACCCCCGTTGACGCGGCGAAGGCCAAGTGGTGGACCGCCGAGGTCCAGAACCAGGTCCTCGACCACTGCCTGCAACTGCACGGCGGTGCCGGTTACATGAACGAGTACCGCATCGCCCGTGCGTGGCGCGACGCCCGCGTGACCAAGATCTGGGCCGGCTCCAACGAAATCATGAAGGAACTCATCGGCCGCGACCTCGGGTTCTGA
- the fabG gene encoding 3-oxoacyl-ACP reductase FabG gives MTGVSFDFTGQTIVVTGAARGIGRELARAFSDAGGTVYVLDHDEAAAASTAAELGAHAIGTDVSSSSSVEAAVARIIDDTGRIDVLVNNAGILRDTVLWKMTDEQWDAVLAVHAGGTFKMTRAVVPTMRAQGFGRIVNTTSYTGLHGNIGQANYATAKAGIIGFTRTAAKELARFGITVNAISPNAETDMVASVPAEKRAELIAAIPAGRFGDPAEMAAGVCFLASRAAGYVTGVVLPIDGGLSI, from the coding sequence ATGACCGGGGTCAGCTTCGACTTCACCGGCCAGACGATCGTCGTCACCGGAGCCGCGCGCGGGATCGGCCGCGAGCTGGCTCGTGCCTTCAGCGACGCCGGCGGCACGGTCTACGTCCTGGACCACGACGAGGCCGCCGCCGCGAGCACGGCGGCCGAGCTCGGCGCCCACGCGATCGGCACCGACGTGTCCTCCAGCAGCTCGGTCGAGGCGGCCGTGGCGCGGATCATCGATGACACCGGCCGCATCGACGTGCTGGTCAACAACGCGGGCATCCTGCGCGACACCGTCCTGTGGAAGATGACCGACGAGCAGTGGGACGCGGTGCTCGCGGTCCACGCGGGAGGCACCTTCAAGATGACCCGCGCGGTGGTCCCCACGATGCGGGCACAGGGATTCGGCCGCATCGTCAACACGACGTCCTACACCGGGCTGCACGGCAACATCGGCCAGGCCAACTACGCCACGGCCAAGGCCGGGATCATCGGCTTCACCCGCACGGCGGCCAAGGAGCTCGCCCGGTTCGGCATCACGGTCAACGCGATCTCACCCAACGCCGAGACCGACATGGTCGCCTCGGTGCCGGCCGAGAAGCGTGCCGAGCTGATCGCCGCCATCCCCGCCGGACGCTTCGGCGACCCCGCCGAGATGGCCGCCGGCGTGTGCTTCCTCGCCAGCCGTGCCGCCGGGTACGTCACCGGCGTCGTGCTGCCGATCGACGGTGGACTTTCCATCTGA
- a CDS encoding NADPH:quinone oxidoreductase family protein: MRAIVVTTLDGPESVSLQEAPAPADDSRVAIAVKAAGVSFPELLQTRGQYQLKPDLPFIPGAEVAGVVTAAPPDSGLAPGDRVAALPLIGGFAENVTTRPDLAFRLPDNVDFAAGASIIFNYGTVHFALTTRGRLAEGETVLVHGAAGGIGTAAIQVAKAFGAGRVIGVVSTDAKGAVAVDAGADEYVLTEDFSSFARSARNTVDIVVDPVGGDRFTDSLRTLREDGRVLVIGFTAGSIPEVRVNRLLLNNIEVVGVGWGAYALGKPGFIQQQWNELLPHLSSGALAPVLGPIFPLERAADALKLLDQRGATGKITLAM; encoded by the coding sequence ATGCGCGCCATCGTTGTCACCACCCTGGACGGGCCCGAGTCGGTGTCACTTCAGGAGGCACCGGCACCCGCGGACGACTCCCGGGTCGCCATCGCCGTCAAGGCGGCCGGGGTCTCGTTCCCCGAGTTGCTGCAGACCCGCGGCCAGTACCAGCTGAAACCGGACCTGCCGTTCATCCCCGGGGCCGAGGTCGCGGGTGTCGTCACCGCGGCGCCGCCGGACTCCGGACTCGCGCCGGGCGACCGCGTGGCGGCGTTGCCGCTGATCGGCGGCTTCGCGGAGAACGTGACCACCCGCCCCGACCTGGCGTTCCGGCTGCCCGACAACGTCGACTTCGCCGCCGGCGCATCCATCATCTTCAACTACGGCACCGTCCACTTCGCGCTGACCACGCGAGGCCGCCTCGCCGAGGGCGAGACCGTCCTCGTCCACGGGGCGGCCGGCGGGATCGGCACCGCCGCGATCCAGGTCGCCAAGGCGTTCGGGGCCGGGCGGGTCATCGGCGTGGTCTCCACCGACGCCAAGGGCGCCGTTGCGGTGGACGCGGGCGCGGACGAATACGTGCTCACCGAGGACTTCAGCTCATTCGCCCGCAGCGCAAGAAACACTGTGGACATCGTCGTCGACCCCGTCGGCGGTGACCGGTTCACCGATTCGTTGCGCACGCTCCGGGAGGACGGGCGCGTGCTCGTCATCGGGTTCACCGCGGGGTCGATCCCCGAGGTCAGGGTCAATCGGCTGCTGCTGAACAACATCGAGGTCGTGGGGGTGGGCTGGGGTGCGTATGCCCTCGGCAAGCCGGGGTTCATCCAGCAGCAGTGGAACGAACTCCTCCCCCATCTCAGCTCCGGCGCCCTCGCGCCGGTCCTCGGTCCGATCTTCCCGCTGGAGCGCGCCGCAGACGCGCTGAAGCTGCTCGACCAGCGCGGAGCGACGGGGAAGATCACGCTCGCGATGTGA
- the glnA gene encoding type I glutamate--ammonia ligase, giving the protein MFTTADEVLKYIKDEDVEFVDIRFCDLPGVMQHFNVPAASLDEDALKEGAMFDGSSIRGFQAIHESDMKLIADPKSAFVDPYRKHKTLVLNFSIVDPFTGEAYSRDPRNIAAKAEAYLKTTGIADTAYFGAEAEFYIFDDIRFETKSNAGYYYIDSVEGAWNTGREEEGGNLGYKPRYKGGYFPVAPVDHFSDLRDDISVKLAEVGLNVERAHHEVGTAGQQEINYTFGTLLQSGDDVMKFKYIVKNTCFEAGKTATFMPKPLFGDNGSGMHTHQSLWKNGEPLFYDEKGYGGLSELARWYVGGLLKHAPSLLAFTNPTVNSYHRLVPGYEAPVNLVYSARNRSACIRIPIAGTSPKAKRIEFRIPDPSANPYLSFAAQLMAGLDGIKNRIEPPEPVDKDLYELPPEEHANIAQVPDSLPAVLDALEADHDFLTEGDVFTEDLIETWIDYKRTNEVDPLRFRPHPHEFELYYDI; this is encoded by the coding sequence ATGTTCACCACGGCCGACGAGGTCTTGAAGTACATCAAGGACGAAGACGTCGAATTCGTCGACATCCGATTCTGTGACCTCCCCGGCGTGATGCAGCACTTCAACGTGCCGGCGGCGAGCCTCGACGAGGACGCCCTCAAGGAAGGTGCGATGTTCGACGGTTCGTCGATCCGCGGTTTCCAGGCGATCCACGAGTCGGACATGAAGCTGATCGCCGACCCGAAGTCGGCGTTCGTCGATCCCTACCGCAAGCACAAGACGCTGGTGCTCAACTTCTCCATCGTGGATCCCTTTACCGGGGAAGCCTATTCGCGTGACCCGCGCAACATCGCGGCGAAGGCGGAGGCCTACCTGAAGACGACCGGCATCGCCGACACCGCCTACTTCGGCGCCGAGGCCGAGTTCTACATCTTCGACGACATCCGCTTCGAGACCAAGTCGAACGCCGGCTACTACTACATCGACTCCGTCGAGGGCGCGTGGAACACCGGTCGCGAGGAGGAGGGCGGCAACCTGGGTTACAAGCCGCGCTACAAGGGTGGCTACTTCCCGGTCGCACCCGTCGACCACTTCTCCGACCTGCGTGACGACATCAGCGTCAAGCTCGCCGAGGTCGGCCTCAACGTCGAGCGCGCCCACCACGAGGTCGGCACCGCGGGCCAGCAGGAGATCAACTACACGTTCGGCACCCTGCTGCAGTCCGGCGACGACGTGATGAAGTTCAAATACATCGTCAAGAACACCTGCTTCGAGGCCGGCAAGACGGCCACCTTCATGCCGAAGCCGCTCTTCGGCGACAACGGCTCGGGCATGCACACCCACCAGTCGCTGTGGAAGAACGGCGAGCCGCTGTTCTACGACGAGAAGGGCTACGGCGGCCTGTCGGAGCTGGCTCGCTGGTATGTCGGTGGGCTGCTCAAGCACGCGCCGTCGCTGCTGGCGTTCACCAACCCGACGGTCAACTCCTACCACCGCCTGGTGCCGGGTTACGAGGCTCCGGTCAACCTGGTCTACTCGGCGCGCAACCGCTCGGCCTGCATCCGCATCCCGATCGCCGGCACCTCGCCGAAGGCCAAGCGCATCGAGTTCCGCATCCCGGACCCGTCGGCCAACCCGTACCTGTCGTTCGCGGCGCAGCTGATGGCCGGCCTGGACGGCATCAAGAACCGCATCGAGCCGCCGGAGCCGGTGGACAAGGATCTCTACGAGCTGCCCCCGGAGGAGCACGCCAACATCGCACAGGTCCCCGACTCGCTGCCGGCCGTGCTCGACGCGCTCGAGGCCGACCACGACTTCCTCACCGAGGGCGACGTGTTCACCGAGGACCTGATCGAGACCTGGATCGACTACAAGCGCACCAACGAGGTCGACCCGCTGCGCTTCCGCCCGCACCCGCACGAGTTCGAGCTGTATTACGACATCTAA
- a CDS encoding DUF4191 domain-containing protein codes for MSTQPEKKSRFSRKPKDPDNPGRISQFKTLFQVSVKHNPKIPLWMAGAFLVVFLIFTFGLHLIFSSFIYTGILGVMFGLLAAVIVFGRLAERAAYGALEGQAGGTGAALQGLKRGWTYEQEPVAAEAGRARRMSELSNAAMVFRAVGKPGVVLIGEGPTGAARKLLESERKRVARVAGPEVPVHVLRVGSGDDTTKLGDLTKTMKKFDAKLTDAEVQAVTKRLRALGAAKPPIPKGMDPRNAPRMDRKALRGR; via the coding sequence ATGTCGACGCAGCCCGAGAAGAAGTCACGTTTTTCGCGTAAACCCAAGGACCCGGACAACCCGGGCCGGATTTCGCAGTTCAAGACGCTCTTCCAGGTTTCGGTGAAGCACAACCCGAAGATCCCGCTGTGGATGGCCGGCGCGTTCCTGGTCGTCTTCCTGATCTTCACCTTCGGCCTGCACCTGATCTTCAGCAGCTTCATCTACACCGGCATCCTCGGTGTGATGTTCGGTCTGCTCGCCGCGGTGATCGTCTTCGGCCGGCTGGCCGAGCGGGCGGCATACGGGGCGCTCGAGGGCCAGGCGGGCGGCACGGGCGCCGCGCTGCAGGGGCTCAAGCGCGGCTGGACCTATGAGCAGGAGCCGGTGGCGGCGGAGGCGGGACGTGCGCGTCGCATGTCCGAGTTGTCAAATGCCGCAATGGTTTTCCGGGCTGTCGGCAAGCCGGGCGTGGTGCTGATCGGCGAAGGTCCGACCGGCGCGGCTCGCAAGCTGCTGGAGTCCGAGCGCAAGCGGGTCGCCCGGGTGGCCGGGCCGGAGGTGCCGGTCCACGTGCTGCGGGTCGGCTCCGGCGACGACACGACCAAGCTCGGTGACCTGACCAAGACGATGAAGAAGTTCGACGCCAAGCTCACCGACGCCGAGGTGCAGGCCGTGACCAAGCGGCTGCGGGCGCTGGGTGCCGCCAAGCCGCCGATCCCCAAGGGCATGGACCCGCGCAACGCACCGCGGATGGACCGCAAGGCGCTCCGCGGCCGCTGA